Genomic segment of Desulfocurvibacter africanus subsp. africanus DSM 2603:
CCAGAACCTGGCCATGGAGCTTTTGACCAACCCGTGCATCGACGTGGTCTCCATCCAGAGCGAGGCGGGCTACGGCAAGAGCTTCCTGGCGCTCGCGGCGGCCCTGCACCTGGTGCTGGAACGCAAGGAGCAGCGCAAGATCTACGTGGTCAAGCCCATGATCGAGATCGGCCAGAAGCTTGGCTACCTGCCCGGCGGGGTGGAAGAGAAGATGGAGCCGTACACGCGTTACGTCGGGGACCTCATGTCCAAGCTGCACGCCACGCGCCCGGCCAACCGCTTGTTCCTGGACGCGGAGCAGTATCCGCCCAAGTTCGACCCTAAGAAGTTCGAACTCCTGCCGCTCAACTATATTAGAGGCATGACCATCGAGAACGCCGTGGTCATCATCGACGAGATGCAGAACATGTCCCGCTCCGAGTGCCGGGCGCTGCTCTCGCGCATGGGTGAGGGAGTAAAGTGCTTCTGCCTGGGCGACATCCGCCAGGTGGACCATCCCTACCTGAACCAGGAGAACAACGGCCTGAATTGGCTGGTCAAGAAATTCAAGGGCGCGGAAAACTACGCGCACCTAGTGCTCAAGGGCGAGAAGTCGCGCGGACCCATCACGGACCTGGTCATCAAGTCCGGGCTGTAGGGTTACGAATCGTGACGCGCAAGGCCCGGCGAGGAGCGGTGCTTCCTCGCCGGGTCTTGTTTGGCCAAGACTCCGCGAAAATGATCCCTCTGTAACCTGTTCGTCTCGGACCGGGGGAATCCGTTGGCCATGCTGAACTGGGCCGGTTCCGGGCGGCATGTTGATCCCGGCGACCGCCGCCCGGGCGGTGACGCTTCCAGTGCGCCCGGACGCTGAATCGTAACCTTGCCATCATTGTTCTGACATTACAGGGTCCTGCGCCGTGCGTATA
This window contains:
- a CDS encoding PhoH family protein produces the protein MDQRKQFIVDTNVLLEDPECIRKLRNGIENDVFVPYHVLLELNKLKKDARLAHIAAKVVKKLLEDRDKYVVLDTDKVAEPFQDLVDGYILDEVQRSGLAEPILVTNDKILQLLAAKRGIKSEFYRESVPFKSDAEYFTGFVASREERVPNCFFWEEGKPVFWGRDEEGHFEEKAVSYQHKVWNVTPRNVYQNLAMELLTNPCIDVVSIQSEAGYGKSFLALAAALHLVLERKEQRKIYVVKPMIEIGQKLGYLPGGVEEKMEPYTRYVGDLMSKLHATRPANRLFLDAEQYPPKFDPKKFELLPLNYIRGMTIENAVVIIDEMQNMSRSECRALLSRMGEGVKCFCLGDIRQVDHPYLNQENNGLNWLVKKFKGAENYAHLVLKGEKSRGPITDLVIKSGL